TCATCTGCTCCTCCTGTTTTTGCCCCTCGAGCATTTCCTCAACCGTACAAGGCtgcgtttgttttttattagtttttatgtttgtgatgaaataaatatagGAATGTGTTTGgtaacaaattaaattgtattttatactGCGAgactgattaaaaaattaagtttaaaaaataatttttatgaaataatttttatatatttttttaagtaagttttgtaaaaccttgtttgtttttgcgttttaaaaacgcatttaaaaaaaatttgattttttttttttgtttcaaattaatatattttttgtgtttttcaaatcattttgatgtgctgatatcaaaaataatttttacaaaaatatatattttgatgcatttccaagtaaaaaactctttaaaaaacaaccgttatCACACttacattaaatattttatacatgtttttttgctatacataaacttcaatcataatttttaccaaacacgtaTCGTAATCTAATTATATAATGACaactaatcatatttttttaaaaactataaccaacaaaaattactaaaaaaaaaacacaatctaaAAAATGGAATGTGCCACTAATTTTGGATACCAACCTCAGTTTCCATGGAAGGTAACCACCGTCATGGTGCCTACTTTTAGCCATCACGACAGGCATGATCAGGTCGCAGATAGTCATTTGTCACGAATATTGTTTGCTTCAAGCACGttcgatatttttttatatggatggagAAAAGCTTATAAGTGGGAAATCTAGTCAGCCAATGTTATCCACAGCTAATTCCATAGCCGTGTActaattatattcttattagCAATTTGtacttagtttttcttttccatgatTAGAAAATATGCAAGTTGTCAGCTTTcagctattaattaattactgcCGCTTGTGCCGACTgtgtttcaatttgatttttttttattttttattttaaattattttaatgtgttgatattaaatataattttttaaaaaataaaaaattattattaatttttttaaaaaataaaaaatactttaaaaaataacacaaatatataatttacttGGAGAGTAGGAGGTGCTCGATTGTAAGGCTGTTCCGTGAGGACATTGCTCTCGAGACTGGTCAATATGAGACTGCTTTTGAGAGGGTATTTCTACCTTTTCAATTAtttacttgattattttttttttgcttcaaattgcaAAATGCTGGTGATAGACTAGCAAAATTTCCCATGAAAATGATGGGTTATAATAGGCTAGTATAACCTAAAAGGCTTTAAGcccttaacatttttttctcatagTTTATAGGGCTTTTGGCCCAAATGATAAGTAAGCAAACCCAACAGAAGTCTGGAAACCTTGTCGAATACGAGGTTGGCAATTGTCGAATTTTGAGCCAACATGTCTTCGATTATTCTTATGTGGAATTTTATCCCTTCGAGCTTTGTTTTCAGTTCTGTTACTCTTATGTCACAGATTACAGAGAAACTCTGTATAAAGTTCATCACTGATGGTATTCATGCTTGGTCGTGGTtcgagaattttattttttatgtaataaaaatgTTAGGCTAGAAATAATCCAAGTCATCTTTGGTTTAAATAGtaatgtaaataatatataaaaataataacaaatatatatataaaatttatcttaattatcAAGGGTTTGTTTAAGATTGTGATAGCAGTTgtggtttaaagtgttttttttttaaaaaaatacatcaaaatgatatatttttaatttttaaaaattatttttaaaattagcatataaaataatataaaaaataataaattaataatttcaagaCTCTAGaagtttttagcatttttactTGTCTTAAAACCCATCTCGAGAAGAAAACCATTCGATCTTCGATCTCATAGGCGTGTAAATAGCtgaatttaatatatcaattaCGTTTAATTAATGGTATCCATTAGCTTGGCATTTTAGTTACATTACTAGTAGTTTACCCCACGACGCGGCATTGCGGCATGTAGAttgtaaaatctatttttatttagtttttttataattaaaatatatatttgtaaaaaatatcatgatttaaattcttcaaaacttatatttttttaaatgaaattttcttttcttatttatgtatttgtttattatacGTTTTTATTAGTAGTGTATTTTCTGGATTAAAAGTgaagttaattaatataatttttaataatttaaaacaagtaGGAAAATTGTATCTCTTCAATctaaacttcattttcttattaatgtattaaataaacacgtattttttcttaaataaaaaaattatcatgatctAAAAAGAGAGTTTCAataagagaaaattgaaaatcatgTATTGATATTTTgtatgcaattgaaaaaaataataattaatttgataaaattttgtaaaaatattataataaaaaactaacaaaatcgaagttttatttttactaaatattCATGAtcccaatattttttaaattgcatattagatttatatataataattaatgaaatgattgatACTATCTTAAGAAAGGACTATAAATGTATTTGAAATCAAAGCCAAAAATTGAATTGTATTTATATCAGTGTATATGGCTTATAGCTAATTGGATGATTAAATGTgatactaaatttatttatataaaagtatatttattattaaaaaaaggattttttaatttttaatatccatttatgtttgattaataaatagagagtaaagataaagttcttAAGACAAaaagtttttacaaataaaattataaaattgttataattataagatttttattacatcaaaacattatttctaaatattctCGGTCAAtactttattaatattaaatattaattagagtcgTTGAgattaatacatatatatatatatatatatatatatatatatatatatatttttatgaaaggaAGTGCAGTTATTCTCATAAACTGAGGTATAACAAATACTTGAAACTGATATATAGGTGCTTGTCACATGACATGTACACTGTACTAACTCGTATAAggatttcatataaaaaaatcatttatatatatgaaaaggctTTATGTGACAGTTGTGTAAGTAATCATTAAACTTTATAtcactaagttattttatataaaaaatagtatgcTTTGATCCCAACTGCATGTTGTCATAATCAAAGATAACAAGCAAACATATATTgagtataacatgaactatattaaaatatttgagtgACCAATAAATGATTCATCACCCtatatgaattagaaaaaatgttaTTCATGTTCTTAAGtagtattgattgtgaaattcTTATACATGGtgtaatgatatttaaaaaaaatttcaagttttattcaaataatcaataattatggAGTTGAGAACAAACATTATTTGATAAAGAAGAACCACTTAATGCTATAAAGTCTAAATCAGAATATTCTTGAACGAACGAATAATAATTGCATTGATAAACTACTTATGAAAGGTTAAGTTAAACAATTTAtggcttttttaatattttagagatCATGACAATTTACTAGATGATGCACTTGATTTTCACATACAGatcaatttttgaattaatgataaattaaattatttaattatttaatcctattttatttagaattgtgatttATAATTAGGCCAACATATGAAAAAACTTAATGGGTTATGCACATAAGAACccttaatcaaaaaataaactGGGATAAATAATCAAGTGAGACTTGATTGTGAacaagttttagaaattgaggaTTACAATGTAAGTAATATAAGGGTTAcaattctagacctagaaaaaattaagtaaaaacttGGTtgggataaatttttaaaagttatcatgaaataataaatgttatattatttagGGGAAAACTTggtatttatctatttatatggttattaggtttctttataaataaagtGATATGCTCATATTTTCTATGTAGAGAAAAACTACATAAGTTACAGAATGTACAATAAAGAAACAcctgaaaacataaaagataaaGTTAGCACTTAAAGGCATAACgattcttctctttctcttaaaTGAATTTTAGGAGACTTTTCTCACTTATGATTTGTATGGAGTACTGTTGAAAGCCAGACACTTTGATGATTTGTGATTTGCGACGGCTTATTCTTAAAAAAGTTGATCAAAccttataaaaaagataattttaaagcaATCATTGCTCAAATTCTAAATGACTTTAGATTGTTTAAATAGATCCTTAATActaccaaataaaattaaattataacttttgttgcatttatatatttcaagaaaCCCAACAATTTAAtggtataatatttttaaatatgactttatttacaattattttaaattaaaatttaagataaaataaacaaagagtaatataaaaatagGCTAGTCATTATAACTAAAAATGTTAGGTCAACGCTCATTTCTTGATACAGAGAAGCCCAAGCAAGTGGGCTTGCAAGCAAGCTTATAAGGGCTAGGCTTGCATCcatattctttttgtttttttcaaagaggatagacattttcttttaataaataaataatgtgttGTCTTTTATTGCGACATGCCATCTATTGGTAAAGATTTTTGTCAGATGGTCAAAGAGTTAAAATCTAAGTTTTGATatccaaaaattcattttcaactatttttttacttgaaaacacTTAAGAAACAACACCCTAACAACCttaatatcaatttataatCTCAAAACattcttaaattgaaaaaataataatcaaaacttaactaaataaaaaaaatttgagcttcaatttttttttcctgcggaatgaaagttttaaaatatcttaatgGTAAGAGAAactcaataatattaaaattgatttaaagacAACTAGTTGACCATATTTTCTCtcattccttatttttttgttactttttttttctattttaaaattcagatACGTAGTAATAAGATAAAATTTaggattgaaatataaaattctaaaactaaaaaaattaaaaaaaataattaaatagagaattttgaacaaaaataaacttttttcatgaatttgaaaACAGCTCGAATTTTTTTGTCAtccttttaattgatttttatattaaaaatttaaatctagtTTCATCAATTCTATTTCATCTctgaaagcaaagaaaagaaaataatcaagacaaaaaatatcacaaatatcaggatgaaattgagaaataataaagtttagtgatcaaagtgaaaaatgaaaacgacactgttcattCAACACCGCGATCCGTAGTGATTTGTGAGTGAGTGACAGTGGCATGTTTTCTTTTGGCTCGATTGCCGGCAGTGCTTTCTGTTTGAGTGAACAGCAAGCAGGTTTTCTTTTAACTTGATAGTATGATGTTTATACAGGAGTGATAAATAGTTATTGTTTGTATATATAACACTTTGGTTCCAATTTCCATCCATTTTATGGCTCCTTAACATTACCGGTAGTGGGAGATCGGTAGagaatttttttctgttttttgggTTTGGAAGATGGGTTCCTTAACATCATTACCGGTAGTGGTTTTTGGGGTTTGATCTCATTGCTTTTGCTCTTGCTGTTACTGCTGAACAGAGAAGGAACACTGTAAGTTCTTCTACTTTTgcctttgctttgtttttttagagagagctttttttttcttcttcttcttgtagcTTTTTAAATTGGTGTTTCTAGGAGTTGTTGTTATAGttgtggtggaggtggtggtggtggattaTGAGTTTTGCTTTGTGGGTATTAGAGATATGAGGGTTTTTGTTAAACTGGTTGTGCAAAATTTAGAAAGTTGTTGGCTTTTCCACTTTTAGGTTTCTTTAAATGCCTGGTTGGTTTTGTTTCTTGAGTCTGGTTGGTTTTGCTTGACAATTGTTAATTTATGTGGTAATATCCTGTAGTGTTTGGTTTGTGAAATTTGTTAGCTTCGTGCAAACAAGAACTTTGAAGGAGGGCAAAGAAATTAAGGAAAAGAGAAATTCTTGTGCAAACAAGAAATATCTTGTAGTTTTCTTTACTAGATTTGGTGTTTAAGTCCTTTGTGGGAATTGTTTATGTTTCTGTATGAGCGTGTGTGATCTTAAGATAGATAAAACACTTGACTTTTTCCTCCGTGGTCCGGAGAAATTCAAAGAATTGACCATCCGAAATATACAGAAATCAGTAATGAATGCTACGGTCTCTTCCCTGCCATTGCTTATGTTGAGTGTTCTGTTTATTTCTAAGGGCTAGCTGCCTTTTGATTTGAGTGTTAGGTTAAGCATGTTACTGAAAGTATATAAAGATGAGATTTGCCTGTTAAAACTACACGGAAAACTGTATTTGGAGCATATTGATTTCAGGTTAGCAAATGTTTTGCCATTCACTGTTAACCAGCAAGACATCAAAGACCTTGGTCTATGAACAATTGCATTGAGTCAATCTCTTGGAATGCTTTTATGCGTGCTAGTTAAAGGGCCTTTGGCTTCCATACATGGATACTGGGTATTAAGAACTTAGTATTCATGCATGTGACCTGCTGTAATTGGGTTGTTCTGTGCTTGTTATAACTTGTAGGTTCATGAGTCTGATGTTCTGTTATTGATGGATGACCAAGTATCTGACCAAATAGCTAAATCCCTTCTTGATTGAGTACATCATTTAGTACTTTGTTCCTTTCCCTTCTTGATTCGTAGGTAAGTAAGATTAACTTGAGTTTGCACCTGCCAAAATCTGGTACCCGTTCCACCACAGAAAATGGTCACTTGCAGACAATTTTTGATGGACCAATTTCAACTTATCCTTCTCTTCTTTTACAGGCAACAACTGAAAAAATAGGAAATGACAAATATCGTCACTATGATTCAGACATTGCAACTGGCTTAGGAGTCAGTGCACTCCTGTTCCTTATGGCTAGTCAACTGCTAATAGTGGTGGGCTGGTCGATGCTTGTGTTGTGGGAAGGCTATGAGACCTAGTGGGTCTAGAGCATGAGCGATTGTCCCTATTTATCACCTTCTGGTTTGTGCTTTAGCAAACCTTTTCTTAACCTTAATATTGCTTTCCAATCCTtgtccaagaaaaaaagaagtgaggTGCTATTTTCTATTTTCGCTAATTTGATCAATGCATTCTTGTACCAGGGTATTCTTCTTTATTGCTGAGGTCTGCTTGCTGGCAGCTCTGTTCGCAATGCATACCAAGTACTTGTCAGATCCTTCTCACTCCTGCTAGAAGGTGAGAAGGGAGTCTTCAGGACCGGAGCTGCATTTGTTGTCTTGACTGGCATTGTATCTGAGCTTTACTATGTTAGCTATTCCAAGGCTAATGATGGACAACTTTCTTATAACGGAGACACTGGAACTTCTGAAAGTATTGAGTTTGTCTCAGTTTAGTTGGCCTGCATGTTGTGATCATGGACAATTAAGAGTTAACATACGTATAATATGCCAGATTGATTTTGATTAAGTACAAATTACCTTTGTAGTCTggttttatatttcatttatttcttgttCGTCAGTTTCTTCGTTAAAGCTGCTCTTGTTCTCATCTTTTAGTCTTTTTGATACAGTAGGATTTAACTTATATATCTCATTATAATATAACTGCTGATCATAAACCAGAAATCAGCAGTTCTGTTCTCTTTCTTCAGAtaaagacatcaattttttttttcaggtgaaGACAAGCATCATTTTCGGTTAATATTGACTAATAAAATGTGTCCTATATATATCTTTCGAACTTGATTTTGTCCAAAATAAAGCTTTCCTGGAAGCTAAATGCGTTGCATGGTTTTAGCCTCCATGTCAATTCTTCGATTCAAAATTTTCTGGCTGATATTCCAGATCAGGTTCGACCCCATGGTTATTTGGCCTCTTGCTTTGTAATGGACCCGAAAAATTGGACGTAACGTATGCAGAACACGTGCACCAGCCAATGAACACATTTGATCACCGCAACCAGCATAAGCCCCACAAGGTAGAAGAAACAATAACCTGTCATTAAGACATCACTTCTGTTTCTAACCATAGAAAGTGCTTGGCATAATTTCCCAGAAAGATCAAGTTTGTGATTGAACAAGTTGAGTgatactttcctttttttcctacTTGTAGCGTCAATAACACCACTTGGAAAGAAGCTGAAATATAATTATCTAATTAGATGCATTTGTCGACTTGACCAAGACCCCTCCTCCAGAATCagaatatatgaaaaattttcATTAGATGAAAAATCCATCATTAAATGaaacttcattttatttgaatttgtttgcaaagatcataaaataaaaacatccttTCTATTTTAGTACTTGGAGAAGGATTGCTGCCATCAGGGCTCTAACTAGAGGTGTACGTGGGAGCCACGGTCTTCTCGAAGTTCAAAATGATCTCTGAAGTTCATAGTTATTTCGTATAGgttttatctaatttatttttctataaaatagctcattctaattaaaaaaaaaggggagagtTATATTTTAGTCCAAAATCAATCATTATTATATACATTTTCTTATGTGTAGAATATTTCTGTATATCAATATGTTTTACTGTCCTTCCAATCTGAATTCCCCACTAGCTGCCAAGAGAATTTCAATGTTCAAGGGGCATGCATGCAGTTAACCAAGATTTTCAGGCTTTCTGGTCATCAATTCTGACCTTTGTTTTAGCAGTTCAGTACTGCTATAATCCATAATCAACGCTAACGGTCTTTAAAGACAGAAGAAAAGCCTTTGGACTAATTATAGCCTCAACTTGCACAGATTCTGCCCAACTACAGTGCCGAGGGGATAAGAACAAGCATTCTGGacaatttatattaacatataataaCAGCCATCAAGTGCCCAGCTATGTTTTAAGGATTTAAGAGAATCATGCAGAACTCGTCATGAGAATTCTAAAATGCTCGAAACTCACTGCAAAAAGTACTTTACATCAGGAATAAAAAAGTAGAAAGATTCCTGAACAAGTGGTGAGAAAACAAATCCATATATCCAAAGAAATATACATACGCAGAAGAATCTTCCATCACATCTACTTAATAGCCTAGCCAATAGCTGGAGAAGACCCCATCACTCATCTCTCAACTTAGATACCCTTCTCTATCACAATGTGAACCCTAACCCCTTAAACCTACTTCATACGGAAACTTTTCCTTTAGAATTGAAACAGATGGAGGTaagataaagagagagaaagacagCAAAAATGGACACCTTATACTATAGCCTGAAgctgaaactggaaaaaaaaaaaaaaaaacggtgtGGGGGAGAGACCGTTTGAAACAGTCTACTTCTAACTATAATAGTTAACTCATTAATATAGGATTGTGATTCTTACAAATGAGACTGGCCCTTCACATAAAAACATTCGagtacttgaaaaataaaaaaaactgagaaagaAAGGATTTATACACGCTTCTAATAAGGTTAATAAAGACCTTTGCTATGGTTTGATTTCAGAATCATCCCATGTTACATTGAGATCAGCAGAGACGTAATTCTCTATATCATCCCAATTCCAGTAATTTGTCATGTCCATTCCACTGCTTGTATTTGGCACTTGCAATGAATGAGTGATGGTGCTCCTTGTGGGAGGCATGATGGTGGTGATGGTTGAGTCCTCCATAGATTCTCCAGTGTGGTTATAAACATTTGAGGGCTGAAAGGAGGTGCAAATTGAAGATGGATGTGTGTCAAAAGAACTTGAATAAGGAAGCAGTAAGCCTTGATTTTGAAGTATAGACACAGATGAACCCAAAAGGACACCATTGTTGTTGATGTTGAAACTTTTAGTGTCCAAGTTGTTGCAGCTGATTGAATTCTGTTGCAAAACTGAAGATGGTGGATTGATCATTGCTTGATACATAATTTCAGATAAATCCTTTTGACCACCAAGTACAAGATCGGGAAGATTCTGCTTTTGCTGCTGAGCTTGAATT
This is a stretch of genomic DNA from Populus alba chromosome 11, ASM523922v2, whole genome shotgun sequence. It encodes these proteins:
- the LOC118031688 gene encoding uncharacterized protein, whose translation is MGLSSKQVTGDGLDWSQTLLQAHTLELPKPPVIRRQQQQNQLQFEPLKCPRCESTNTKFCYYNNYNKSQPRHFCKTCKRHWTKGGNLRNVPVGGGRKNKRQKTSKTSSNTTTSSSTTASTTAPSNNNSATNMTNWVNPQLAIQAQQQKQNLPDLVLGGQKDLSEIMYQAMINPPSSVLQQNSISCNNLDTKSFNINNNGVLLGSSVSILQNQGLLLPYSSSFDTHPSSICTSFQPSNVYNHTGESMEDSTITTIMPPTRSTITHSLQVPNTSSGMDMTNYWNWDDIENYVSADLNVTWDDSEIKP